Within the Phycodurus eques isolate BA_2022a chromosome 15, UOR_Pequ_1.1, whole genome shotgun sequence genome, the region ttcctggtccaccacactcgcCTCTTCTActttcccttctctctcattttcctcattcatcagctcctcaaagtattctttccatctctctagcacactgctggcaccagtcaacatatttccatctctttcCTTAATcgccctaacctgctgcacgtccttcccatctctatccctctgtccggccagcctgtatagatccttttctccttctttactgTCCaccttcttcttagctaacctctttccttgtatgatttgcTGTACTTTGAGTTTCCACCAGCAAGTCTCCTCTCCTGGCCTGTCTCTCTGACCACCTCGGCTGtagcggtccagtcttccggaagctcctcctgtccaccgagagcctgtctcagctcttcccgaaGAAGtagcacaacactcgtcctttgtcagcttccaccacctcttcttaatcttcctccccaccaccagaatcCCCTTCTTTGCTGTCTCGCCAcgctctcccctaccactacctccttcagatgacatcgtccgtctgccacctgcgtgcttctacctccgctcttgtgcGTCACTTTATggtcctgcctcttctggaagaaagtgttcgctgcagccatttgcatcctttttgcaaagtctaccagcAACGGTCGCTCCAAGTtgctttcctggatgccgtacttcttccatcacttcttcatcagccccgtttccttcaccaacgtGTCCATTGCAATGTGCACCAATCAAATTAAGACTCTTAACCCttttctgggatgctcagaactacttcgccTGAGGTTAGAAACCCTACTCAAAAGAAACGAACCCGAAGACTCACTAACCAATAGAAAGGCTAATCAGTGGACACGTGACCCAACAGAGGGGCTGCCATGGGCGGGGTCACGTGGCGTCGCGTCGCGTATGTTCTGTTCCGACCTGAGCATGCGCATGAACGTCTCGTCTTCAGCCAGGCTGGCGTCAATGGTAACGGACACGAAGTTCGGGTCCACGCGGTGCACGAGCCGGCCCGGTCCCGGTGTTGTCCTCCGCCGGGCGCGGGCCTCGACGGAGCTCGGGAGCGCGCACAGCAGCAGGCAAAGCGCCAAAGACGAGCGACACATCACCGCGGGGACTCCTTCCGCCATGGCCGCTCGCGTCCTgtacgtgcgcgcgcgcgcgtcggCCTGGCGGAAGGTCGTAGCCACGCCCCCTGACGTCACAAAGGCGCAACCAGTCTGACCTTTGCCTTCTTTACGAACAAAAACATTATCTCGATAAGTATATGTTTGTAGTATATGTTGAGATAACAGAGCCGCTATATCAAAGCAGTCATGTGACCTCAggattttatttcctttttcatACTTTTCTACCCTTTAGAAATACGAAATATCTTTATGCATTCACATGCCTGCTTACATCAACACATTCACAAACTTTTACCTCCTTTTACATTCGCAGCTGCACAACcgcacacacatttgttttattgtccCATTTATTTGGTTTCTGACATGTTTAATAAGTCTGGGTTAAAAAATGTTCATCtacaaaatgtgacatttgtgtccTTCGCTTCCATTCCAACCAATCACAGCCAATCCTCGCGTTAGCGACTACGCTAACCTGACTTTATTACGTAACCCGAGACGGTTGCCGTGGTAGCGCGTTCAGTCGGGCAGGCCAGGCGGCACGGCGAGCAGATGATCGACTTCCTGTTGCAGCGCGGCCGCCTTCTCGTCGAGCAACATCTGAAACAAAGATGGCGgttacacacgcgcgcacaggGCGGCGGGGCGGAAGCACGCGCGCGCGCCACACCCACTTTGGCCGAGGCCACGATTTGATTGGCCTGTTTCCTGCTGAGGCGCTCCGCCGTCCGGACCAGGAGGGCGGCGTCGGCGTTGGCCAAGTGCGTCGGCGTCGTGTAGCCGGCGGCGTGGAGCTGCTTGGCGCGAGCCTGTCCACACGCACACATGTACACATCCAAACGCAATGCGCAaacgtacacacacattcacagaaaaacacacacgcacgtgtgaTGAAAAGAGACGGACGGACATTGACGCGGTGCAGCGCGCGCTGACCTCCGTGACCCCCGCCACCTCCATCAGGGGGATGAGCTCCGGCTTCACGCAGTAGCTGAGGCGTCGCGTCAGCGCCTCCAGTAGGGACCTGTATGGCCACAAAGACTCCAACtcctacacacgcacacaatagcagacattaacacacatgcaacaaacacatggtgtgtgtgtgtttgtattgcgTGTGCGTCTGATACCTGCGTGAAGTGCAGCACGCATGTGCAAAACGCAGCGGCCGAGCTGAGCAGCGATTGGACGAAGCCGCGACTCAGCTGAAACCTTTGGGCCACGCCCCAAAGGTCGCCATCCTTCAGCAGCGACATCAGAACCAACGAGAGATACACACGCTTCGCCACACGCATGTTGGCACACTgtgtacgtacacacacacaggcgagcCATACAGTGTTAGCTTGGTTGCCTCCTGCTGGCCGCGTTTGCAACTGCATGCCGCTTGTGGCGACCCTCGACCTTGCTGACGCTTTGTCCGGCCGCCTTCCTGGCCACCAAACTTTCGGGCACTCCCACCGTCGCGCACATTTTCAGCTCCGACGACGACAACGAGGACATCTGCCGCACAAAGCGCCTTCACGTCACCCGCAGGAGAACTCCGTGACCtcacgtgcgtgtgcgtgcgtgtgtgaccTGCGTGTAGAAGGTCATCCAGTCTGGCGTGCAGGCGGCGGCGAGGTCGTACGGCGTCACCAGGAAGAGCAGGTGAAGAAAGCTGTTGAGAAAAAGGCCCTCCAGGCCCTGCTGGAGGTCCTGGTACAGAACTTCACTGTGGCTCACGTCCACGCAAcctgtatacacacacaaaccttgtggatttaaaacaagcaaattgtttttgagtctgcttagcttaatgctaacatgcaatgcaaaacgccaGGAACAAGCTAAGGATAAGCATCACGATAAACGATCGCACGGTCAATAATTGACGCATATGAAACTTGCATACCTTTAAAGGTGGCCCGGCCCAAGAGCGTGACCTGCAAGGCGCGACCCTGCACGTGCAGAAGACCTTTGACCTTTAGGAGGTCCACACTGCGCTGGAGGACATCCTccagacgcacgcacgcacgctcgcGCTGCACGAACAGCAGCGTCCCGCGCACAAACTCCTCCAGATGCTCCACGCGCGACGCCACCTGACGCACAAGCGGGCCACACGTCAAatgtgcgcacgcacacacacacttgaaatgCAATGTTTCCATCCACGATACAagacagccattttttttttttctgactgtctgacatgaaggcggcacggtgtgcgaccggttagagcgtctgcctcacagttgtgaggaccggggttcaatccccgcccccgcctgtgtggagtttgcatgttctccccgtgcccgcgtggcttttctccgggcgctccggtttcctcccgcatcccaaaaacatgcgtggtagattgattgaagactctaaattgcccgtaggtgcgaatgtgcaAATGGTAGCTtctttctttgtgccctgcgattggctagcgagcagttcagggtcgACCACGCCGCTCgcccgcagtcagctgggatcggcgctagccaccctcgtgaggagaagcggtacagaaaatggatgaatggaaatccTAGTAGACCTAAAACAAGAACGGTTCCGTCCAATTTCATGTAAGacagtgagggggaaaaagaaacATGGGGTTTCAActgtacacgcacgcacgcacgcacacgttaCTTTTAAGCCGACGAGGGACAGGATGAGGCCGAGCAGACTTTTGTGGTCGTCGGCGAGGAGGCAGCTGTAGCAATTCTCCACGGGGGAGCACAACAACGCCTTGGCCTGaaaacacgcacgcgcacacacggtGAGGCCACGCCGGGACGGGACGCGGAATGACGGCGAGCGAGGCGTGACCTTGTCCCGCTCGCGCGTCCTGCAGGATGAGGATGCTCTCGCCCTCGCTGTCCAGCCCCGCCCTCCCGGCGCGGCCCGCCATCTGCTTGTACTGGCTCGTCGTCAGCGCCGCCAGCGCCACCAGCGGCGAGCGCACGATCACCCTGCCGTCACAACGTCGTCATTAGGCGACGATGCGGACGCCGAtcccgatatttggcagaatacgACTCCGATAACCGATTCATCGGCcaattaacttaaaaaaatatttatgtagattgaatagatttgttttttcgTCCCTTAACGCTTACAACAATCAAGATATGAACAACAGGCAGAAGGTTTGACTGTTGTCCTGAACTATGTTTAACTTCACAACAGAAagcaaaattggcaaaaatcagccaatttttttgggggggtactttggtttgaatgtcattattattacaCGGTCATGTGTCAATGTGTAAAtcaaaaacgaaaacaaaatgagccgatttttgccaatttgaaaAGGGTTCCTAAATTCCATCGAATCGTCATCGCGACGCGACGGCCGGCGCTGGCTCGAAGAGGAGGCGACGGCGCTGCGGCACGCGGGCTGACCTTCTGGCGGGCAGGTTGACGCCGGCGGCCAGCGTGGACGTGCACGCCAGCAGGCAGAGGACGCCGGCGCCGTACGCGTCCTCCAGCAGCTTGCGCTCGTCGCCCGTCAGGCCGCTGTGGTGGTAGGCCACGCCCAGCGGGACAGTCCTCCTCAGGAGCGGGCACAGCGAGCCCTTGCCGCACTCCTTCAGCTGGCGCAGGAGCTCCTCCTTCTCCGCCTGCCGCTCGCGCAGGAAGTCcctgaagagaaagagagacgaccaaaaaaaaaaaaaaaaaaacgctcctTCTTGAATTCCAACAAATCTGAATCACCACACTTGAGTTGACattattttggaaagaaaacTAACAAGagtttacaagaaaaagttgaaatgttcaACCATggcacactatttttttttatgaaatatgcaaaacaaagttcattacttggggaaaaaaaaaatatttaaatgtaaaaaaaaaaaatgtttgtcacaCATCCTTTTATTTACAACTGtgaacaaatttgaatgatccACGATATGACACTGTATCGTTTCAAAAAGGAAGTTTAAGGttgcaaattgttttgaaagtgaTCGATCCGGCGCGGGACGCACCGTCGGAGGTACTTGCAAATCATGACGGCCACGTTCTCGCAGTTCCTCTTGGTGGGGCAGAAGAGCAGGCAGGAATGTTTGGGGATCACCTCGGTCACCAGCGCGACGATGTGGTCCGGGTCCACCTTCTGCATGGCGCTCGAGTactgcgcgcgcacacgcgcctcgcatcacacaacaacaacaacaacacaacaacaacagcgcTGCGTACATTCAACTCCAAGCGACGACATAAGCGAAAACTGTCTTCCTCCCGGGCGTCCACCTCGTAGATGCCGTCGCCCAGTTTCACGTACTCCTTCAGATGCACCTGaagaaaaagacatttgaaaattCCGCTCAAAATCCCTTTGCGGCGATTCGGGAACGAGTGAACGATTCCTAACGCAAATCGTTCACTCGTTCCCGATTTTTTAGGAACCATCGATACGGTGGTACCTTGAGTTAAActgttcaaaatcaaatcataatcatcatcatcatcacccaatggccgatcaatgcaaactcgaactagcagacattccaacagctcgtgttgcagccatcaaattctaagttcatgattatttgctaaaaacaattaagttgattagtttgaacatgaaatatcgtgtctttgtagcgtattcgatgaaatataggttgaacatgatttgcaaatcattgtattctgtttttatttatgttgaacacaacatcccaacttcattggaattgggcttgtagaagcaaacaaccattggcactcacattcacacctacgggcaatttattcttcaatcaacctagcacacACGTttcggggatgtgggaggaaagcggagtaccccgAGAAAAGCCACCCGgccacgggagaacatgcaaactccacgcaggcgaggccggatttgaacccgcaacctcacaactgtgaggcggatgtcgTAACcggtctccaccgtgccgcccttacaCATTCAAACATTAATTCtacaaaagatacaaaaataatttgggtCAATTTTTCTCCCTGGTGTaatgttaaacaaatactaaatgGACAAAGTCTTGTAAaagtgtcaaatgttctgcctgtaactaagatCTACATTGCAAGCGTTAAGGCACACCAAAGATAAGTTATTGTATTCATTATAAATTCTATTGATACTAgatcatatttgttttcttaattGGACAATTACATTCTATTGGATCAGGTCATTACTGTACGTTTTGATTAAGTGTAATATTAAAGAGTAGGATTTTTCTTATTATAACAACAAAACTTCGCGGTCCACTTGATGAAAAAAGGAGTGAGGAAATGATGactttcaaatgaaattccGACTCACAGGTCGAAAGTCGTCGCGGTAGTTGTCAGCCTTGAGGAACGTCTGCAGCTCGCCGATGTTCCCCAGGGTGGCGCTCATGCCCACGATCTGCGTGTCGCCTGCCGCCGCGGATCAAAAGCCCGATGACGTCGTGGCGGCGAAGACTGCGGCGGGCGACGTCACACTTACGGCTGAGGTGCAAAACTTTGGCCAGGGTGATCTCCAGCAGAGCGCCTCGGCCGCCCGCGCCCAGCATGTGCAGCTGAACGGGACAATGGAAATTCGCACACTTGCACAAATGCTACATTGTACTGAATGACAAGTGCCTACTCTATtcataaaacaatgaaactAACAACTACATTTAGATGTCgtcatgtaaatgtaatatttatttttgaaaattgaaCAAGTGAACTATGACAGAGaattgtgaacaattctttcTTTCTGGTTCGCCAATGTATCACACCGTGGCGGCGTAGCGCCGACTagtggcgaggaggacttaatccgtgtcagatttgttttcctttacGTTTCAGCGGCGAAATACGGGGGTATGGAGCCAGTCTCGAGTTTTGCAAAAGCAAAATATATGAACGTCAAAGTCACTGTCGTCCTCTCTCCGCTTTGTAGTCCGAATGCGGCGTTTTGGGGAAACCAAGCACACGTTCCGGTGCTCTTGCCGAAAGAACGGAAAAAGCTAGCAAGTAAACGCTATTTGGTTTCTGGCGGTAGAAGAGCGCCTACTCTTggttttggaaggtgttgccaCTTGTTGTCTGGGAACACAATATTTTGTGGCTCAAAATGCTGGAAAAAAGTTCCGTGCCAAGCTTGGACGCGGTTTTTTCCCGCTACAACGTGAGCGGCAATTCGGCACGGACTCACCTCGTCCACCACGAGCAGGCCGACGCGCCGCAGCGCGTCGCTCTCGATGAGCGCGTTGACGAGGGCGTGCGCCTTCTCGATGGTGGCCACGTAGAGGGAGCGCCGCCCCCTCCTGCTGACGGGCGGGAACCTGCCCTTGCTGCCCGCGTACTCCTCCACCAGGAAGTCCAGCTCCAGACCCAAGACCGCCAGCCCGCGAACCTGCCATCACCGCCACGTCGCATTCAGACTTCGGACACAGCGGGGTCGGCGAACCCGTCGTCGGCCGGCCCGTTATCAGCATTTCACGCGTATCGTCGTCGGTCGATAAAGAGATCGATGATTAAAAGTGCTGGTGTCGCACCCAAATCAACATTCTTGACCCAAACCGAAAAGGAGGAAccaaaggccgaaaaccgaaacTCTTACGCCAATTGTTTGTCAAACTGTGTGACTCAGAAAGGGTTGTATTATAAACATGTTCTATATTCATGTACATTTTctcatattttccattttcctgCAAAAGGAATATCGGCTCGTAATATCGGTTTCCGGCCCCCGTGACGACTAATAATCGGTACGGGCcctgaaaacaaaacacgagTCTTTCTCTGCTTCATACGGAGCGGCGGCGGGCGCGACCGACCTTCTCTTGGACGAGGGCGACGTAGGGCAGGACGAAGATGCAGTTGCGCTTGCCGCACAGCAGCTCTCGGATCATCAGGAGCTCGGCCACCAAGGTTTTGCCGCCGCCGGTGGGAAGCGTGTAGATCAGATTCTTCCGCTCCGACACGCAATCCAGACGCAAACACGTCTCCTGCCACGCTggcgcacacaaacgcacgcgtGTCATCCCGTGAGGGAAACGAATGTCGTCACGATGTCATGTTTTGTCATGTGCCGTCACACGTCATGCGATGCGGTATCGTGCGACACCGTGTCGTGTTGCGACGTCATGTGACGGGAATATGACGTAAGGGTTTTGCGACAACGCGTGTCACGTGAGCACGTCATGCCGTGCGTTGTGATGTCATTTGACGTGATGTCACGTTGCGATTCCACCCAATCTCATGTCATTTCACGTGTGTTTTGGCGTCACGTGACATCATATGATGTGTTGTCATGTCACGTCACAGGGCAACGCGTGTGGTCATATCATGTGACATCATGTGATGTGATGTCACATGATATGACAACACATGTGATGTCATGTCCTGTCACAGGACAGGACATGACATCACATGTGTTGCGATTGCCCTGAGTTGTTACGtcatgtgatgtgatgtgttGTCCCGTGATGAGTAGTCACGTGACGTGACGCGATGCGATGCGACGTCACCATAGAGGCTGCGGATTCCCCTGAGCGTGAAGAGGAGGTCTTTGACTTTGCTGGGCAGGCCAAAAAAAGGCCCCAGGTCGTCGTCGTGCGCACGGACGGCCTCCGCGGCGCCGCTGATCTCGCGGCTGAGCACCGCCTCCTTCATCGCCACAGAACGCGAAAGGCTGGCGGGCGCCGCCGCGTTACTTCGCAGCGTCTTCTTCACGCGCTCGCTCACGCTCCTCCTCGCCACGCCGTGGACCTTCTCGTCGTCCGTGCCAGGGGTGGCGTGCCCGTGTACTTTGCGCCTCTTGGGTTCCCGCTGGCTGCAAGGCAGATCGTCCCGCACCACGTCTGCGTCCGGCGCGTCCACGATGGAGTCGGAGAGGAAGCGCCGGTCCTCGGCCGCCGGCTCGTCGGCCCGGTCCAGTTTGGCCAACAATGACGCGTCCTCCAGGAGACTGTCGTAGTCGCCGAACAAGTCGTCGCTGTCACTGCACTGATTGACACAACCGCAACAACGCGTCAATTGGACTTCTATGACATCAATGGACACATCCTCAATTGGTCTATTAACACACATATGATATTGCATATTCAAGTTCATATGATGAGAAGCTCAAACCTCCACATGCTGCTTGTCATCCATGAGGGATTTCTCTTCCTCCGGTCGACTCCTTGCTTACTTTAACGTCCTCTTTTCTCTcttgaatttcttctttttaaaaaaatcatttcatcaTTTCGACTCCTTCGTGGGCACGTGACCAGCCAGAAGCTGCATGCTACAGACGAGGCAAGCTAACGCTGCTAACCCGCTAACGACCAACCTCGGGAAAGACGTGAAATAATAATGCAACATTGTTCATCTTATTCCCGGTATCGTTATATGTGTTAGAAGTTAACGTCCAGAGCACACTAAAATCATTTAGAAGTAGAAGTTATTGTcgattttttttggttaaaaacacACCTTCAAGTGCTAAAAGTCTCTGCGAACTTCTCTTTGTTATTGTTTAGCTCGCGAAGCAGCCACAGACCTTTACAAATGAAGCCTGGACCTATAATACAAATGTGCACATATTCTCGCGGCAGCCAGTAAATTAGTAGTTTTAGTTAAACTAACAAACACAAAAGTGTCGAGTTGTTCTGTCACGCGAGAGAGAAATCTGAGCTCACTTCCGGGATCGTGTGGATGGTAGATTTGTGACGATAtttcaaacatgtatttttcttttagttCGCGGACAAACACTTGTTTTCATCTATTAAACCAGACAAACAAAATTCcgttaaaataaagaaaaatcaatagGAAGAAAAAATCCAGAGGAACGATAAAAGAAAATCAGTAGGAACTTAACAAAAAACAGTGGAAAGTGATACAAATTCGTAGCCACTTAAAGAACATTAGGAGCTAaagaaaatatatgaaataaaataaaattggtaAGAAAGAAATCAGTAGGAACTAAAAAACCTTCAGGACGGCGCCGAACCGGAAATAGATAACAACAACATCCGGTTCGCCCTTCATCAAAATGCTGCTTCTAAATCGAACACCTCGTCTATTATTTTGTGTCTTTTCGCGACTGAGAAATGCGAGCTACCCCGCAGGTTAACTTTAAGCTCATCTTCAATGTCAATATTTGTTATagtcatgctaatgctaaccctCCGTGTTGTTGTTGCAGCTTCAAGAAGCGCGTCCGCTTCATCTGAcctacaaacacaaaaacacgaaCACAAACATGACCAAATGGTGAGTTGATACTTTTCGTCTTTTACTTCCAATCATTACATGACTTGTAATCTCCAATCGCCAGCTCGTCAAGATGGAAAATCCGTACAAGGAGCCACAGAAAGGTTGCGTCCTCTGCAACGTCACCGTCGACTTCAAGAACATTCaggtgacaaaatatacatacagtCGCTTATTTTATACGTGTACGTAGGCGCTATACTTTTTgcagttgcaagaaaaagtgtGAACCCTGTGGAATAACTCGGATTTCAACAGAAAAACATAATTTCCCGCAACTaaatagtttgtcatgtttacTGGACACACCATGAAAAGTATGGGAACTCCAAGAACAAATTGTAATCAGGAGTCAGCCGACCTCGGGTCCAATCAACATTGGAGGCCTCGGTTCgagccagaggtgggtagagtagccaaatattgtactcaagtaaaagtactgttactttaaattaatgactcaagtaaaaaaaaataataataattagtactcagtgaaaaaactactcaagtactgagtagatggtgagtaacttctgatttgtcagaacatgaacatgaaataagatactaactaactaaaactaaataaaatgtcaatgtgcagtgtgtgtgaagtgcGTGCGCGAGATTAGCCAGTACCCCAAAagtgtgttgcatgttttacagttacttatgACCACAAAATAAGGCTAATGTGGGCTAATacacacagccaaaacaacaacaaaaacatccgaAACTTACCGCTAGCTGTTTTCTCAATTTAGAAGTGGGCTggaatatccacatttgggcagacggTGCCAggaaaataatacaatgcatgaaagctgttgtttttgtcacctTGTATGGggacgacgaccttcccaacatggcgcCACATAGGCACGTTGATTAGCCGGGCCGGCGAATCTAGTGTTTATGTCTGTGTCCGccaagcccaatagaagacagcgtgcgcagtcatgtgactgtcttgtgtcgtttgattggtgaacgaGAGTTAAAAGGCACTCACGGTTCCGTTCGAATGGAGCGAACAGCGCCCAATGTGGAAGTCGAAGTCTAAATAgagcgcacacaaaaaaagataagcaataattgataaataaaagtagcgagtggcatgcagatcattgtaacggagcaAAACTACTGTTTCTTTTGAacaaatactcgagtaaaagtaaaaagtatggctgcattaaaactactctgacaagtacagtttatccaaaatgctacttgagtatttactcaagtagcattttggataaattgtgaTGACGTGACGGAGTAATTGTTCTTACCTTCATTTTAAATCCTGTTAACTATAAGGAAAAATGGATAACACTAtggtacataaataaaaaacatctacTGTTCAaagggtcaatttgacccacagtaTTAGCAAGAGGGTtaaattaacaaacaaacaaacaaaaagttttatacattagaaaaaatacatctacatTTTTACGAGTCAATCTGACCCACAGTTCAACAGGAGGGTTAAAATCAAAAGATGATTATGCGACAGAAGTtccgaattccagcttttatttcatggtatttacatctcgatgtgttcaacaactcaggacagagcagcttttgtttgaagttgtcaagtgagcaaaagtattggaacacgtGACTgttgggtgtttctagttgctcaggtgctTGCCTTTTCGATTGATTGctgaaacattagatagtgtTAGTTTtgggctttgggtttcacctgtgaaaactgcatttgctattaagcaaacatgaagaccagagaggggtctatgggagaaaagcaaaccatttagaagctgagagaagagggaaaatccaTCAGCGCTGTTGCACAACAACTGGGCGCAGCCAATACAACTCTTTGGATTGTCCTGAAAAAGGGAAGCTACTGgcgtactgagcaacagacatcgaacaggtcggcctaGGGTATCGACAGCAGTTGATGACGGAAACgggagagctgtgaagaaacacccaaagacaacagtcagcgacatcactgccaacctccacagggcaggggggAACGTATCACAAGCCACCGttggaagaagactttgagCGAAGGAATATACGGGCCATACTACAAGATCCAAAaaactcatcagcaaaaagaatcggaaggctccattggattttgcaaagaagtacagagatgagccacaaaagttttatGGAGTGATGAGATCAAGATGAACCTCTcgcaaagtgatggaaaggccaaagtatggagaaagaaaggatctgcttgtgatccaaaagcacacaagctcatctgtgaagcatggcggaggtcatgtcatggcttgggcttgtatggctgcttctggaacggattcactcgtctttattgatgatgtaactcacgTTGGTGGCAGcaaaatgaattctgaagtttaacaaaacattttgtctggcaatttacagaaaaatgcatccaaacaaaTCGTGAGAAGCTTCatgcagcaagacaatgacccataacacactgccaacacaacaaacgaCTTCATCGTCGGGggaagtggaaggtcttagactggccaactgaatcaccagaccttaacccaaaagagaatgcattttacctcctgaagaggagactaaagggagaaacccctagaaacaagaactgaaagaggctgcagtaaagcatttcaaataaagACTGCAACAATCTGGTGgagtcaatgggtcacaggcttgatccAGTTACTGCAagagttatgccaccaaatattaaatgttatacactttaagtacatttaattatgtctgttccaatacgtttGCTCACTTGACAAGTGGGTGGCTtccaacaaaaggtgctctgtcctgagttgtttaacacctctagatgtaaataacataaaatgaaagctgcagttctgaacttttgtctcatattaatcTTCTGATCTGaaccccaaatgtcttcagtatacataAAGGAATTGACCGTGCCGTTCCAATACGTTTGGAGGGGCCTGTACTACAGTGTACAACacgaggatggcgaccccaagtgga harbors:
- the mrps18c gene encoding 28S ribosomal protein S18c, mitochondrial, translated to MLLLNRTPRLLFCVFSRLRNASYPAASRSASASSDLQTQKHEHKHDQMLVKMENPYKEPQKGCVLCNVTVDFKNIQLLSQFISPHTGRIYGRHITGLCGRKQKEISKAIKKAHAMGFMSVTHKHPELMRDPNICGIKNVE
- the helq gene encoding helicase POLQ-like, giving the protein MDDKQHVECSDSDDLFGDYDSLLEDASLLAKLDRADEPAAEDRRFLSDSIVDAPDADVVRDDLPCSQREPKRRKVHGHATPGTDDEKVHGVARRSVSERVKKTLRSNAAAPASLSRSVAMKEAVLSREISGAAEAVRAHDDDLGPFFGLPSKVKDLLFTLRGIRSLYAWQETCLRLDCVSERKNLIYTLPTGGGKTLVAELLMIRELLCGKRNCIFVLPYVALVQEKVRGLAVLGLELDFLVEEYAGSKGRFPPVSRRGRRSLYVATIEKAHALVNALIESDALRRVGLLVVDELHMLGAGGRGALLEITLAKVLHLSRDTQIVGMSATLGNIGELQTFLKADNYRDDFRPVHLKEYVKLGDGIYEVDAREEDSFRLCRRLELNYSSAMQKVDPDHIVALVTEVIPKHSCLLFCPTKRNCENVAVMICKYLRRDFLRERQAEKEELLRQLKECGKGSLCPLLRRTVPLGVAYHHSGLTGDERKLLEDAYGAGVLCLLACTSTLAAGVNLPARRVIVRSPLVALAALTTSQYKQMAGRAGRAGLDSEGESILILQDARAGQGHALLCSPVENCYSCLLADDHKSLLGLILSLVGLKVASRVEHLEEFVRGTLLFVQRERACVRLEDVLQRSVDLLKVKGLLHVQGRALQVTLLGRATFKGCVDVSHSEVLYQDLQQGLEGLFLNSFLHLLFLVTPYDLAAACTPDWMTFYTQMSSLSSSELKMCATVGVPESLVARKAAGQSVSKCANMRVAKRVYLSLVLMSLLKDGDLWGVAQRFQLSRGFVQSLLSSAAAFCTCVLHFTQELESLWPYRSLLEALTRRLSYCVKPELIPLMEVAGVTEARAKQLHAAGYTTPTHLANADAALLVRTAERLSRKQANQIVASAKMLLDEKAAALQQEVDHLLAVPPGLPD